The genomic DNA GCGTTAAAATGGTTTTTGTAGAAATGTATAGCTTCTTTTGCCTTTCCGTTCATTGATAAGAAAATAGCTATTTCTAATGTTCTGCTCATGCTACCAATCTCCTTTTATATCATGATTTTAGGCAAATATCTTATACATTTGATATATTCCCTTAAACTCATTATCATATATAAAGGTATCAAAATATGACACCTTTATTAGGAGATTTATTATGAAGAAATCAGAAAGATTAAATGACATGATAAGATACTTAAACAGTCGAGAGTTCTTTAATTTACAAGACCTGATGGATAAATACAATATTTCAAAAAGTACGGCGCTGCGTGATATTAGCTCATTGGAACAGTTAGGTATGCCTATTTTTTCGGAGCATGGCAGACATGGACGATATGGTATCTTAAAAAACAGATTGTTATCCCCTATTATTTTTACTATGGATGAAGTGTATGCTCTGTACTTTGCCATGTTGACGCTAGAATCTTATCAATCAACGCCATTTCATTTAAGTGTTAATAAACTAAATGAAAAGTTTGAAAACTGTCTTTCTAAACTACAAATCGAGCAGATTCATAAAATGAAAAAAGTCCTACAATTTGAAATATATCAGCATCATAATAGGAGTCGTTTTTTAGATCAAATTCTAAAAAGCATTCTTAATGAGAGTAACTGCAAGATTCAATATTTAAAAAATAACCAGAAAAAAAGTTACCATGTTCAATTTTTCAAAATTTCCGCTAAGTTTGGTCAATGGTATGCTACTGGAATAGAGTTAAATACGGATAAATATAGAGTTTTCAGATGCGATCGAATAACCTTTATAGAAGAAGAGCAAATCAAATCTCACTTTTCAATAGATGAACTCATTACTCTTTCATTAGAAATGTATCAATCTGAGAAGAGTATTGACTTTGAAGTAGAGATTCTAGAGCAAGCAAAGGATATTTTTTATAAAGAACATTATCCTTCTATGAACATAGAACATTGTCATAAAACAGTCATTAAAGGATTCTATAATCCAGGAGAAGAGGAGTTTATAGCCAACTATTTTATGAGATACGGTAATTCTGTTAGATCAGTGAAGCCTGAATCATTAAAGCAAGCTATTCAAGATAGAGTAGCGAATCTCTTAAATCACTATCACAAATTATAAAATACCATCGATACTGATGGACAAATGCCACTGTAGAAGGTTGAACTAATCGGATGAATTCCTCCTCTACCTGAAGTTTTCTGCATATTCATGCAGAAAAGCGTCTAGCTTGCGGGGCTCTCTACCGAGCAAGTGCTTTACAATGTCCGTTGGTCTTTCCGGAACCACCGTAGACATAGTTTGAATTTCCACAACGTGGTTCGCAAGCCAAGGAGGCATATGCCCGTGCTCGATGAGATTGCGGAGTAGTGTTTGGGGCTCCATATTGATATAGCGTATCGGCCGATCAAGCAGGATGGATAGTTTACTCGCGATCTGAGGATAGCTAAAAATATCCGAACCGGTAAGCGTATAGATTTGGCCAGATACCTCTCGGTTGGTCAGAACTTCTACGGCAACATCTGCGATATCGCGACAGTCAATGAAGTTGCAGGGTGAATCGCCCATGCAGCCGAAAAAAGCATTTTGGGTTGTGACCGTTGGTGCAAAACGCAATAAGTTTTGCATGAACGCATAGGGGCGTAACACGGTGTTGGTGACACCCGATTCGCTAAGGATTTTCTCGATTTCGTAATGCCAGCCCGCCACTGCTACTGGAGAGCTCTTCTCAAAGGCAGGGCTGGATATCTTTACGATGTGCTTAATGCCAGCTTTGACGGCAATCTGAATAATCGAAGTTTCTAATTCAATTTGTTGTGGACTATTGGACATTGCAAGAAAGAGCTGGTTAGCTCCTGCAAAGGCGTGGCGCAACGATTCTGGGTCGGAAGCATCTACCGACGCGACCTCGATCGTCGACCGGCCTTTATCCCCGATCTGAACACGCAACTTATCAGGCTCTCTGCTCAGCGCCCTGGCGGGCACGCCAAGATCTATCAAACGTTTCAAAAGCGCACTACCTATCGTACCTGTTGCTCCAATAATAACTATCATCTTTTATCTTCTCCTTTAAATAAAAAATTTGTTGTAACAGCAAGACGCCACCGCCATATCACGATCGTGCTTGCTATGAGTCCAGATAACGGGAAATCGATCCAAACACGATCCACCCAGGTCAAGTAATCTCTCGGAATAATAATTCCCAGTAAATCAGATGTCACCCATGCGGCGAATAGGCCCAACAAAGCTCCCGCCAACGCAAACATTCCTACCACAACCAAGCGAGGTGCGCTAATGATCCACTGTTTACTGCCTCCTCGGCTACACAGCCACAGGCCAAGAATTAAAGCCACCAAGGCCGATGTTCCGCCGATTGTGGTCAAGGCCCCTATTTGGAGCCCTTTGTCATTAGAGACCAATCCCCCGATACCTGCCATAATGGCAGGAGCAACATAGGCCATTACAACTTCACGCCACAGTACAAAAGTCTTTGCTCTAGAACCAGCACCCTTGATGCCGTAAACACCCTCTGTCTGATTCGGATAGTTTATCTTGTTCATTTAGTTGCATCCATCCTCTTTTCTTTTAAATGGTTCAGCAATGATTTTAGCTCTATATAATTAGGGAACTAACTATATAAGAATGAAAATAGGCTAGGTTCACTAGCCCGTTCTACTCATTACTGATGTGATCCTTTGATCCGCCTGGTTCCTCCGTAAGTGCTGAGATGCCTTGTGTAACTCGGCCGAGCAGCTCAAGAAATACGCTTCGCTCCTCGATACTGAGTGAACCCACCATGGCTTCCAGCCGCGCAAAATGTTCGTGAGCCATTTCACGGAGCTTCTTCGCTCCTTGCTCTGTCAATTTAACCGCTTTCTGACGGCCATCAACTGAACTTGATCGACGGGAAACGAAGCCATCTCGCTCAAGAGTATTGATAAGACCAGTCACTGTAGCACGTGTTACACCTAGATGCTCTGCCAATTGCGAGGGCAACACTTCTCCTTCGTTATCTTCAAGATCAGCTAATAAACGGTACCTCCCTGTAGATAAACCAAATCTGGAGAAATGAACCTCCGAAGCATGACCAAGCTTGGCTCCCGCTGACATCAGCCTGGACGCGACAAGCACAGCCTGTGCATCTACGTCTAGATTATAACGATCAATCTGACGCTGGGATTGTACAAGCGAGGGAATAGCATTAATGTCTTTTATTACTTTATCATCGTTGTTCATGTTTTTAGTATGGATCCTAATTACTTTTGTGTCAACACATTTTTTACAGAGTCGTCCACACCCCCAACAAACAAGCCAAGAAACTATTAATAAGAGCATTCCTTATTTATATGAATTTTATGAACTTGTTTGAAGGAATATTTGAACATAAAATGGAATTGTAATCGGTTACAAATATACTCAAATAAAGGAGGAAGCAAAAACATGAAGAAAAAAGGGATGAAAAAGACATTTTTCGTCATTGCCTCCCTCGTAATGAGCTTTTCACTATGTGGCTATACTCCCGCTTCGGCAGATGCAGCCAGTGTGAAAGGATATTACCACACCGCAGGAAGCAAGATTGTTGACGAATCCGGGAAAGAGGCGGCTTTTAACGGCCTGAACTGGTTCGGTCTGGAAACCTCTAATTACACCTTGCATGGACTGTGGAGCCGTTCAATGGGCGACATGCTGGATCAGGTGAAGAAAGAAGGCTACAATCTGATCCGTCTGCCTTACAGTAATCAGTTGTTCGATTCTGGCTCCCATCCAGACAGTATTGATTATTACAAAAATCCTGACCTGGTAGGATTGACTCCGATTCAAATTATGGACAAGGTGATCGAAAAAGCTGGACAACGCGGTATTCAGATTATCCTTGACCGTCACCGTCCAGACTCAGGTGGACAATCCGAGCTGTGGTACACGTCCCAGTACCCTGAGACTCGCTGGATCAGTGACTGGAAAATGTTAGCTGAACGTTATAAAAACAATCCTACCGTCATCGGTGCAGATCTGCACAACGAGCCACACGGTCAGGCAAGCTGGGGGACCGGCAATATCTCCACAGACTGGCGTCTGGCGGCACAGCGCGCTGGGAATGCGATTCTGTCCGTGAATCCGAATTGGCTGATTCTCGTCGAAGGTGTGGACCACAATGTACAAGGCAACAATAGCCAATACTGGTGGGGTGGCAATCTGACAGGTGTAGCCAACTACCCTGTTGTTCTGGATGTACCGAACCGCGTCGTATATTCTCCGCATGATTACGGCCCCGGTGTGTCTTCGCAGCCATGGTTCAACGACCCGAACTTCCCGTCCAACCTGCCAGCCATCTGGGATCAAACCTGGGGCTACATCAGCAAGCAAAACATAGCTCCGGTGCTGGTCGGTGAATTTGGCGGTCGTAATGTCGATATGTCCTCAACTGAAGGTAAATGGCAAAATGCACTCGTAGACTATATTCGTGCCAACAACCTGTACTTTACTTACTGGTCCCTGAATCCGAATAGCGGCGACACAGGCGGGCTGCTGCTGGACGACTGGGTTACCTGGAATCGTCCAAAACAGGATATGCTGAGCCGGATTATGAAGCCTGTCATCTTCGCAGCGGAGCAAGCGACAGCAACCGCCGAATAAGCCTGTCATCCATGCATCGCAGGTGTATGATAGCAGCCCATCTTTCAAAAGCTTATTCCCACTCAAGAGATGAGTCAGGAATAAGCTTTTTTTTACATAGAATCTGATTTTTTATTATTAAACATATTATTCTATTGTTTATAATGTTTAGGTATGAATTTACAGTATTCAAATACATTTTCATTGTTATAAATCTCAAAAACTAATTCTTTTGCTTGTTATTCAATTCATATAAAGCTCTATTATCAAGTTGATCAGCTTGGCGAGTTGTTTCAGGTAAACGGTATCGAGGAGAAATCTTTAATATCCATTCACAGGCTGTAGCTAGTGATATTCGATGACCAATAGAAACAAAGATCGGTTTGATATGATTCTGTGTTCTAAGAACACTCCCAATTTCCTCATCACTATCGACAAGAGGAGAACGCTCTCCCCTCATTTTTCAGCCCCAACAACAAGATCGTACAACACAGCCAAACAAAAACAACTTGCCATCCCAATCGTTCGTACAACAAAAAACCGTTGCCCGGTTGATGATGCAGAGCGTGCAATCCTGCACACTTACCATTCAACTGGAGACGGTTATTTGTCGGTACTCTAACTTTGCAGATAATTCCTCATATGGGCGACCGCTATTTCAGCCATTTCCGACCCTTTTATCGACTATCACAAAGACGTTGAAGTGACTTTGAAGCAGACTGACTATCAGGTTGGCCCGAATTTGTACAAAATAGGCCTCCCCATAAATAACGGGGTACGTATTGCAGGATACTTAAGCTTCCGTCAGCCGCCGACTGCCATGGAGCGCTCTCCTGATAGCCTCGACCGCTCCGATCGCGCCCGCTTCGTTGCCGAGTGCCGCCTTGCGAATGTCCACAGCAACAGGACTTAATGCGCAGACACGTTCGGCCAATTCGCCAGCATATTCCGCATTTTTCTCCACAACGCCGCCACCCAGCACAACAAGCTGTGGATTAAGCGTGATGGTCAAGTTGGCGATGGCAACGGCCATCAGATGATAAGCCCGGTCCAACACGTGGGCCGCGAGCTGACTGCCCTCTGCAGCCGCCGCGAAGACATGCTTTGCCGTGACCGGACCGCCAGCCGCCTGCAACGCGAGAACCGGACACAGCTCCCCTTCTTCCAGACAACGCGCCGCCTGTAGCCCGATACCAGTACCGGAAGCTTGGTTCTCCAACGCTCCAAACCTCTCCAAGATGCCGCTTGGCCCTACAGCCAACGCCCCTCGGTCCGGCTCAATCACCAAATAACCAATCTCCCCGGCGGAGAAGGCCGCTCCTCTATAGATCTGCCCATTCAGGTACAACGCACCGCCGATGCCAGTGCCGACCGTGATCATTACAAAATGCTCACAGCCAGCCGCTGCACCCTTGCACTGCTCCCCAAGCGCCGCCATGTTCACATCATTGTCCAGCACCACGATTCCTTCATAGTTGTGCGCAATCCACGGGCGAATATCCTCTGCCGCCCAGTCCAATGCAGGTGCGCTGGACAGAATGCCTGTCTGCTCGTTCATCACTCCCGGCAAGCCGATACCCACTCCAGCCAGTTTGGAAAGTTTGGTTCCATGGGCTTGGCAAAATTGCCCCAGCTCGGCAAACAGCCATTCCATAAAGCTTTTCGGGTCCCTGCTCAGCTGCGTATCGAGCTTGCGTTTGCCGCGAATGCTCCCGTCCTCGCTGGATAGGCAAAACATGGTCTTGGTGCCGCCGACATCAATTCCCGCGATCCAGGCGGTGGATGCGCCCAGTTCAACATCGGAAGTCATCCATGATCCCTCCATTCCAGCGTGGTGCCATCCATTATGATGGTTCCGATGGCGGTACCATACACATAGGACACCTCGACCCGCTGAAGCGCAGGATCGATCTCGTACGCAGTCAGGCGGAGCGGCTCGCCGTTATCGGCCGAATCCTCCGGCAGACACACCGTAAGGATGCCTGTTTTTCCTGAAAAAGCGGCTTGTGCCTGTAACACAGGCGTCTCCGCCTTGGAGCCGTATACTTTCGATACCCAGCCCTGCTGTTCGCTGACCGTGAGGCGCCCTTCCGTCAACCCGGCTGTTGTCCAGTGTATAGCGAGCTTGACAGAAGAGCCTGGATAAACCAAGGAAGCGGAAGCACCCAGACTACCCGTCTTGCCCGCTAACAGTTCTACTACAGCTTCCGGGTGTAAATGAAACCGTTGCTCCATTTCATGCTCCGCTTCGGCTTCCAGCCAATCTGCTAACAGCATGATCGGAACCTCCGCACCGAGCAACACCCATCTACGATGTGTTACTGGATCGGGCAAACGAGTATAACCGTCATGGGAAGCATCGATGAAGTGATAACGGCTGTTGCTCTCCCAGCGGTATGTCTTCACTTGGGCCGCAGGCGTGCCCCATTGCTGCGTGGACACATACGGCGTCTGATCCTCACCGTCCACCGTGATCGTATTATGCGCCCGCGTGCTTTTGAAATAATGGCGCCACTCCCCTTCTTCGTAGGTGTATCGTCCGGTATCGGTGAAAAAAAGCTGCTGCTTCCACATCCATTCCAGATTCAGCGCATCGGCATGACCATGCGCACCGCCCATAGCGGCGGCATCAAAAAACAAATACTGTTGCTCATCCCGCATCACATAGTACCCGGTCTGTGGAAATGCCCGGCTCTCCGTTGAAGGCTTGTAAGCAGCCTGAAGCCGCATATAACGTTCGTATTTCTCCGCTCCCAGCAGCCACAGGCTTTCCGAACTATCCGCCCCCCGGCAGATCAGTTCGTCATCTTCGAGAATCGCGCCCAACAGCGTCAACCGCTGCCGCCCATCGCCAACCCAGTCGGAGTCGCCGACTCCGGTAGATTGTTGGTCTGGCCGGATAAGCGCCTCCGTGAATGCTGTCATTTTGCGAAGTTGCTCGCCGAACCATTCCGAGAAGGGATAACCGGACAGCCGGCCCAGTAAATAGGGGGTGCCGAACATTTCGATGCTGGCATTGTGATAATGGGTCGTAAGCTCAATCTGCACCCCTTCGGGGCCAACCTGATGCAGCAGGCAAAGCTCCAGCCGCTCGGACGCCAACTGCCGCCAATACGGCGCACGCGGATGCCAATGATAGAATGTGGCGATCATGAACAGACCTTGCATATGCATAATAGCATGATTAATTTCGGTACTGCCCAGATACCGGGTGAGGAACTCCGCATGTTCTTCCAGCCCCTGTAAAAATTCGGCGTGAAACGATTCCGTCAGTAGTGGGCTGTCCTCCATATATTTGTAGGCAGATATCCAGGACTGCACGCGCAAGCCGGTTTCCAGCAGCCGCCAAGGACCAAGCTTCTGGAAGAAAACGGCTTCTTCATAGGACGAATCGACTGGAACCGGGTTCTGCTTCCGCCAACCGCGATAATGGTTGATAAACGCAGAGACGTACTGCGTATTGCCATTCATCAGGTATGCTTTGCCCAAATCCGTCATATGCCAATGCCGATTCATTCCCCAGGTGAACTCCGGGTCCTTGGAGGGATTATACAGCCAGTCCACCGGATCACCCATTAGAATCCAGCGGCTCAAGTCATGGGTGTAAGGCACGATAAATTCATTGACCACGGCATGATCGGCAATAGCAATCGACGCTTCGGCTTCGCCGGGAAAATGACGTGCATAATATGCCGCAGTCCTGCGCAATTCAAGCTGCGACAGGTAATAGTCGTTCATTGCTGATCCTCAAGGAAATCTTCGCGGAACGGATTGAATACATCCAGAATGACGGAGTCTTCCAGCGCCTTCACGCCATGCAGAACGTTATAACCCGCGTAGAAGCTATCTCCTGCCTTGAGAATGCGCGTCTCGTCGCCGACCCGAACCTCGAAGCTTCCTTTTACAATATAGCTGACCTGCTCATGCTTATCGTGAGAATGGATTACTCCGACTCCACCCTTACGAAAGGTGACCTCCACCATCATCAG from Paenibacillus sp. FSL R10-2782 includes the following:
- a CDS encoding MarR family transcriptional regulator, with translation MNNDDKVIKDINAIPSLVQSQRQIDRYNLDVDAQAVLVASRLMSAGAKLGHASEVHFSRFGLSTGRYRLLADLEDNEGEVLPSQLAEHLGVTRATVTGLINTLERDGFVSRRSSSVDGRQKAVKLTEQGAKKLREMAHEHFARLEAMVGSLSIEERSVFLELLGRVTQGISALTEEPGGSKDHISNE
- a CDS encoding SDR family oxidoreductase → MIVIIGATGTIGSALLKRLIDLGVPARALSREPDKLRVQIGDKGRSTIEVASVDASDPESLRHAFAGANQLFLAMSNSPQQIELETSIIQIAVKAGIKHIVKISSPAFEKSSPVAVAGWHYEIEKILSESGVTNTVLRPYAFMQNLLRFAPTVTTQNAFFGCMGDSPCNFIDCRDIADVAVEVLTNREVSGQIYTLTGSDIFSYPQIASKLSILLDRPIRYINMEPQTLLRNLIEHGHMPPWLANHVVEIQTMSTVVPERPTDIVKHLLGREPRKLDAFLHEYAENFR
- a CDS encoding glycoside hydrolase family 5 protein; the encoded protein is MKKKGMKKTFFVIASLVMSFSLCGYTPASADAASVKGYYHTAGSKIVDESGKEAAFNGLNWFGLETSNYTLHGLWSRSMGDMLDQVKKEGYNLIRLPYSNQLFDSGSHPDSIDYYKNPDLVGLTPIQIMDKVIEKAGQRGIQIILDRHRPDSGGQSELWYTSQYPETRWISDWKMLAERYKNNPTVIGADLHNEPHGQASWGTGNISTDWRLAAQRAGNAILSVNPNWLILVEGVDHNVQGNNSQYWWGGNLTGVANYPVVLDVPNRVVYSPHDYGPGVSSQPWFNDPNFPSNLPAIWDQTWGYISKQNIAPVLVGEFGGRNVDMSSTEGKWQNALVDYIRANNLYFTYWSLNPNSGDTGGLLLDDWVTWNRPKQDMLSRIMKPVIFAAEQATATAE
- a CDS encoding ROK family protein; amino-acid sequence: MTSDVELGASTAWIAGIDVGGTKTMFCLSSEDGSIRGKRKLDTQLSRDPKSFMEWLFAELGQFCQAHGTKLSKLAGVGIGLPGVMNEQTGILSSAPALDWAAEDIRPWIAHNYEGIVVLDNDVNMAALGEQCKGAAAGCEHFVMITVGTGIGGALYLNGQIYRGAAFSAGEIGYLVIEPDRGALAVGPSGILERFGALENQASGTGIGLQAARCLEEGELCPVLALQAAGGPVTAKHVFAAAAEGSQLAAHVLDRAYHLMAVAIANLTITLNPQLVVLGGGVVEKNAEYAGELAERVCALSPVAVDIRKAALGNEAGAIGAVEAIRRALHGSRRLTEA
- a CDS encoding WYL domain-containing protein, which translates into the protein MKKSERLNDMIRYLNSREFFNLQDLMDKYNISKSTALRDISSLEQLGMPIFSEHGRHGRYGILKNRLLSPIIFTMDEVYALYFAMLTLESYQSTPFHLSVNKLNEKFENCLSKLQIEQIHKMKKVLQFEIYQHHNRSRFLDQILKSILNESNCKIQYLKNNQKKSYHVQFFKISAKFGQWYATGIELNTDKYRVFRCDRITFIEEEQIKSHFSIDELITLSLEMYQSEKSIDFEVEILEQAKDIFYKEHYPSMNIEHCHKTVIKGFYNPGEEEFIANYFMRYGNSVRSVKPESLKQAIQDRVANLLNHYHKL
- a CDS encoding cupin domain-containing protein, whose protein sequence is MIIENGEAKTHVIDDSSSRKILGMGGTLMMVEVTFRKGGVGVIHSHDKHEQVSYIVKGSFEVRVGDETRILKAGDSFYAGYNVLHGVKALEDSVILDVFNPFREDFLEDQQ
- a CDS encoding alginate lyase family protein, with product MNDYYLSQLELRRTAAYYARHFPGEAEASIAIADHAVVNEFIVPYTHDLSRWILMGDPVDWLYNPSKDPEFTWGMNRHWHMTDLGKAYLMNGNTQYVSAFINHYRGWRKQNPVPVDSSYEEAVFFQKLGPWRLLETGLRVQSWISAYKYMEDSPLLTESFHAEFLQGLEEHAEFLTRYLGSTEINHAIMHMQGLFMIATFYHWHPRAPYWRQLASERLELCLLHQVGPEGVQIELTTHYHNASIEMFGTPYLLGRLSGYPFSEWFGEQLRKMTAFTEALIRPDQQSTGVGDSDWVGDGRQRLTLLGAILEDDELICRGADSSESLWLLGAEKYERYMRLQAAYKPSTESRAFPQTGYYVMRDEQQYLFFDAAAMGGAHGHADALNLEWMWKQQLFFTDTGRYTYEEGEWRHYFKSTRAHNTITVDGEDQTPYVSTQQWGTPAAQVKTYRWESNSRYHFIDASHDGYTRLPDPVTHRRWVLLGAEVPIMLLADWLEAEAEHEMEQRFHLHPEAVVELLAGKTGSLGASASLVYPGSSVKLAIHWTTAGLTEGRLTVSEQQGWVSKVYGSKAETPVLQAQAAFSGKTGILTVCLPEDSADNGEPLRLTAYEIDPALQRVEVSYVYGTAIGTIIMDGTTLEWRDHG